The Bacillales bacterium genome has a segment encoding these proteins:
- a CDS encoding carbohydrate ABC transporter permease, whose translation MKPVSRLQTPNIYELNRAERMKRLVWRGIVYLILIFVGLICLLPFYSMIISSTHSNTDISTEFLLLPGDQFIENYKRLIGTVNIWRGFLNSIIITVSSTVLTLYFSALTAFGFSKYKFKYSNLLFGFILATMMIPGEISIIGFFRLMGNFNMLNTYWPLILPGIANAFGTFFLKQNCDSAVSDEILESARMDGCGEWKAFHRLVLPLMTPALATFGIFAFIAQWNSFLMPVITLFDNNLQPLPVMIAMTRGKFGTDYGAQYVGIVISVVPIMILFAFLSRKIMSGVSAGALKE comes from the coding sequence ATGAAACCGGTTTCACGACTGCAAACGCCAAACATTTATGAGCTGAACCGTGCGGAACGGATGAAAAGGCTCGTTTGGCGGGGGATCGTCTACTTGATTTTGATTTTCGTTGGGTTGATCTGCTTGCTGCCTTTTTACAGCATGATCATTTCTTCAACCCATTCAAACACCGACATATCGACCGAGTTTTTGCTGTTGCCGGGTGACCAGTTCATTGAGAATTACAAACGGTTGATCGGAACAGTCAACATTTGGCGCGGGTTTTTAAACAGCATAATCATTACGGTCAGCTCTACCGTGCTTACGCTTTATTTTTCAGCGCTTACAGCGTTCGGTTTTTCAAAGTATAAGTTTAAATATTCCAATCTATTGTTCGGGTTCATTCTCGCCACGATGATGATACCCGGGGAGATCAGCATTATCGGTTTTTTTCGCTTAATGGGCAATTTCAACATGCTTAACACGTATTGGCCGTTAATTCTTCCGGGGATCGCCAATGCATTCGGAACCTTTTTTTTAAAACAAAACTGCGATTCCGCGGTGTCCGACGAAATACTGGAATCTGCACGCATGGACGGATGCGGGGAATGGAAAGCGTTTCACCGCCTCGTTCTTCCGTTGATGACGCCGGCGCTGGCCACCTTCGGCATTTTTGCCTTTATCGCCCAATGGAACAGTTTTCTCATGCCGGTCATCACGTTGTTTGACAACAATTTGCAGCCGCTTCCGGTCATGATTGCCATGACCCGGGGAAAATTCGGGACTGATTACGGCGCACAGTATGTCGGCATTGTCATTTCCGTCGTTCCGATCATGATCTTGTTCGCGTTTTTGTCAAGGAAAATTATGAGCGGCGTGTCAGCAGGAGCTTTGAAAGAATGA
- a CDS encoding sugar ABC transporter permease: MNRKKSRFGYLFIAPYFVIFIIFSLYPILYSFYMSFTHWDGFSDPVFTGLENYVRLVHNPYFYQSIANTFIIWIISIVPELIIALVLALILNEKFIRGRHLFRAVFYFPNIVTPITIGVLASLMFDWQTGSFNKLLVALHLIDQPVNWFSHPFLAQVIVASIMCWQWFGFNMLIYTAGLQSIPDTLYEAAEIDGANKFQVAVRIVLPLLKPVILFTVITSIIGGMQIFEVPLVAGNSSGNSTQTMMVYLYETAFKRFQYGYGSAVSYGIFVIILVLSLFSLKVSSDRKKTQPGIKEG; the protein is encoded by the coding sequence GTGAATCGAAAAAAGTCGCGCTTCGGTTATTTGTTCATAGCCCCTTACTTCGTAATTTTCATAATCTTCAGCCTGTATCCAATTCTGTATTCCTTTTACATGAGCTTCACGCATTGGGACGGATTTTCTGATCCGGTGTTTACCGGACTTGAAAACTATGTCCGTCTCGTACACAATCCGTATTTTTACCAATCAATTGCTAACACGTTCATCATTTGGATCATCTCGATCGTGCCGGAGCTGATTATCGCCCTCGTACTCGCTTTGATCTTGAATGAAAAATTTATAAGAGGCCGTCATTTGTTTCGTGCCGTTTTTTATTTTCCGAACATCGTGACCCCGATCACGATCGGGGTGTTGGCGAGCCTCATGTTCGATTGGCAGACGGGCAGTTTCAACAAGCTGCTCGTGGCTTTGCACTTGATTGACCAGCCGGTCAACTGGTTTTCCCATCCGTTCCTGGCGCAAGTGATCGTGGCTTCCATCATGTGCTGGCAATGGTTCGGCTTCAACATGTTGATTTACACCGCCGGCTTGCAATCGATTCCCGACACGTTGTACGAAGCGGCGGAAATCGACGGCGCTAACAAATTTCAAGTGGCGGTAAGAATCGTGTTGCCGCTGTTGAAGCCGGTCATTTTATTCACCGTCATCACTTCCATCATCGGCGGCATGCAAATCTTCGAAGTGCCGCTCGTCGCTGGAAACAGCTCCGGGAACTCGACGCAAACGATGATGGTGTATTTATATGAAACCGCGTTTAAGCGTTTTCAATATGGATACGGTTCAGCCGTTTCTTATGGAATTTTCGTGATTATCTTGGTTCTGTCGTTGTTCTCGTTGAAAGTCTCGAGTGATCGAAAGAAAACGCAGCCGGGGATAAAGGAGGGATGA